The following is a genomic window from Flavobacteriales bacterium.
GGCCTATTACCCCGTAATGATCAGAGGAGGTAGTGTCTATATTATTAAACTCTGTGCAGGTTAGTTCTTCAGAATGGAAAATGAAATCTATCGGGATCATGCCGATTTTAAGCCAAGCAGGGTAGGTTGGGCAAATATTCGTACGGCTATCTATTAAACCTGTTCTTGACTTGAATCCTTGGATATTAATATCCCAGGGTACACTATTAAAATCACCGATTACCAAAACAGGTTGGTCAAGATTAGATACATAGCTTGATATCTCTTTGATGTGTTGGTTTCTGTTTTCAAAACCGGCATTAGATGTGGGAGCAGCAGTATGCGAACAAACAAAATGTACAGTGGTGTCATTAAGTTCAATGTCACCTACGAGGTTTGGATGTCCTCCGAAAAATGTAGTCTCACCATTGGATATTTTAGTTTTTGAGAAAACTGAGAGTCCATAGCAGCATGCTTCTTTAGGAACGGAAATTACATAAGGATACTTATTACTTAATTTTTTCCTGAGCTTGAAATCCCAAATAGCATTGGTTTCTTGAAAAGAGATGATGTCTGCATCTGTTTCTAAAGCGCTATTAATTACACTATCGAACTTGTTGTTGAACTTTAGAACATTAAAATGGGCAACAGTAAATGTATCTGAATCCGTAGCCAACACA
Proteins encoded in this region:
- a CDS encoding endonuclease/exonuclease/phosphatase family protein is translated as MLIKSINWLTLLACYLVVCIPDYFLVALLRSFTVQIACASFVIGIYYFGKQNHIHYGIAVTSIVLCFATFTGAFIKEDVLATDSDTFTVAHFNVLKFNNKFDSVINSALETDADIISFQETNAIWDFKLRKKLSNKYPYVISVPKEACCYGLSVFSKTKISNGETTFFGGHPNLVGDIELNDTTVHFVCSHTAAPTSNAGFENRNQHIKEISSYVSNLDQPVLVIGDFNSVPWDINIQGFKSRTGLIDSRTNICPTYPAWLKIGMIPIDFIFHSEELTCTEFNNIDTTSSDHYGVIGQYNFKAI